The sequence AAACATGTTtcgattaattattatgtatctaGCTTTACTGAACAAGACTATtgacgtaattatttattgctagATGTCTGACTCAAGTGTTTTATGTAGAAGAATGGTTGTATTCAGGTTTCCTTTACACATAACCCGTcttcaaagaaaaaagtaatgTTTCTAATGCCCGCAAATCCGtcacctacaaataaaaaatgttcccATGGAACATAAGAGCCCGTGCACACCTCGTATAATCGGCATAATGTCCTATGCGTTAATCATGAttatgaactatctgtgtaccaagttttgtctaaatccgttcagtggtttttgcgtgaaagaggaacaaacattcatgcATTAcgaactttcgcgtttataatattagtgggatttaATCATTTCCTCGTGTCGTATCCATCGTGACTTACCGAATTCTGAAAATAATAGATACACGGAGTGATTCCACAAATCACTTAAAGTGCGCTCCAGTGAGAGTCGGAACAGTGACACTTTGGGTTCCTTACAAAAATTctgaaggtttttttaatattcttcgtttcagcggcaacagaaatactgTGTCgcctttgaaaattttaacagtttAGCTATAACGTTCATAAGATTCAGCCTGATGATAGACAGCGATATGGTTCCCTTCGGTTATTTTGGTTTCGGAAGGTCTTTACCCAGGTAACAGGGATAAGAAGGTCGGAAAGGCAGAGCTCcttgtaaaaattgttttacctaactgaaaccggttagattttaagccgaccccaacataattgggaaaaagctaggccgatgatataCCTTATAAATGAAGACAATCGGCAtcctagtttaaaaaaaaactcattataaataaataaacgattgaATTGCATGTTGAAATTTGAATGTTAttggaatatttgttttaataatttttattgttaaaaaaaaaacgagataaAATTAGGAAACCCCGTAACTATATTCTAAGTTCTATTCTATATTAACTCAtactaattcaaaataaactaaattgaatcgctcaatccgttcgggagctttGATGCCaccgacagacagacacgtcaaacttgtAACACCTCTCTTTTTGCGTagggtattaaaaaaacacaccaatattatattaaacctgGAGTAGATACCTAACCAAATGGAGTTTTTGTAAGTCGTAATTTATTGacttaagaattatttaaatcttttagttCAGTTCCTCCTATTATATATCTTGTCTCTCACAATCTTCTAAAATACTATGAAAATACTACTAGTATATGTACGACTTCTACATATCACTGATCCTACATTGGCCTTTTGCCCGCAGCTCCACTCACCAAGCTACGATATGTAAACTTTTCCTGTACTTCCAATAAACTGTTTGGATTGATGTAGTTTCGTTTTATAGTTACTATTTGTTGCACTTAACgtaatactgaatatttttcccTTTCTAGAGATTTGGTGTTCCggcaatcaaaatcaaaagtttctacctatccctactaatattataaatgcaaaagtaactctgtctgtctgttacgcatttacgtctaaaccactgaactaattttaatgaaatttggtgcagaGATGTCCTTGAGAGTtggccttgagaaagaacataggatagtttttatgccggacttttgaagagttctcttggaaacgcaatataaccgacctcgacgcgggcgaagctgggggcgaaaagctagtttcaAATAGCCCGTTTTCCAGGCggttttaaaacgttacagtaatgccTCTATGTGCACTAGttgcaatacaataaaattaatcttctgatttgatttgatttgaatcaTTATATACCTAAGTGTTTCTACTGCAATATGGATCATGACACTAAGTAAGACTAACGGTCAAATAGCATAGGTTTAGGGTACAGTTCTTCTTTATAAATtcttgattttataaaataactgcTGTAACCTGTTAACTGTTGACCGCTACGCCATCCACGTGGACTTTAGTTTACAGCGCGCAGTGGTTCCCGTTACCTTATAATTCCGGAATTAACAGGAGCAGCGGGTGCTAAAATGTAATAGCCGTGGTTGTTCCTAAAAACAAgtttgatacatattttttatctctcGTTACCCCCCTAAAAACccttttttacactttttgttaaaaagtagcCTTCATTCTTTCTTATTatctagactatctgtgtaccaaatttcattgcaatcggttcagttgTTCAGCCCTGAAAGCAAGATAAACAGGCAGGGATACTTTTACTTCCGAATACATATATGTATCTATGGGCCATACTATTTTGATCTAACTCAATTATTCACATgacttatatgtatatgttttataCTATAACATTTCATTCTAAATTGTTCACGTGTTGTTTTTCAACAGTTTGATTCATGCAATAATTAAAcgttgtattgatttttaatctGTGTCCAGCTCTAACCTTAAGGCTTAACCTGTCATTTCAGTTAAATTGTTTAGTTCTAAAACTTTTGGCGGTTAGTCATTTCCCATCCCATGTTTATTGCTAATACGTACTAAAACTGCATAAATAATGGCTGAAAAATTGGAGGACTTAAATCTCCCTATGACTGTAGTCACAAGGATAGTAAAAGAAGCCTTACCGGAGGGAGTTTCGATATCAAAGGAGGCGCGAACAGGACTCGCGAAGGCAGCATCAGTTTTCGTGTTATACGTGACTTCAGCAGCTACAAATATagtgaaaaataagaaaagaaaagctTTGACGGGTCAGGATGTGTTGGATGCCATGAAGGATATAGAATTCGACAGATTTGTGGAGCCTCTCGGTGAATCTTTAGAACAATACAAGCAGATGGTTTCTGCCCGAAAATCTGGAGCTGGTAAGAAGAAAGATGAAGGGGAAGAAGTAGAGGTTATAGAGGATGAATGATGTGACTCCTGACTGATAGTGATATGTGTATTTACCACCAAAAGCCAGTAAAATGTCCCTTCTGTGTTGGGACCTTGGCAACAGTGATTGTAACGTGAGCTAGcctatattttataagtttatttttaagaaactctTAATAAATTGTGTTGATGCTGaagttttgtgtattatttaggACTCCTGTTTGCAAAgtcaattttaatacttttgcaTGTACCTATCTAAATTCAGCTAGATATCTGTAATCTCATATGAGCTACAGAAGCTGTGATGGacgttgaattattttaattgctaatTAATAGAGCAGTCTAAAACTTAAACGTCTTTATTTTTGGCCAAATAGGTTCCATTATTAAATTACACAGATACTACATTCATGTAAAATAAgcacacaaaataataacacattaGTTTTGTTCGTCACTTTATTCAGGAATAAAATCTGTTCAGAAACAATCTCGAAATAACATTGAACCGACATTTACCTCAGGACGCTACCTCTACACAGCTTCATATTTACAATCTCCAGCCATAGCCCACTGCCACctgataaccaaaataaatatccacatatctaatttatcattttcaaatgctaatataatctaatttataatttcctctggttataattcttttttaaacttttaccaTTAATACTATGAATTTTATTAGAGAAAAATGGAAAGAtcttatactaaaataaattgtcattatttttgtaCGAACTATTTAGAAACTACCGGAAgcaaagctaaaaataatagatatgaaaatacaatacctttaaatgtttttttttacggtaACATTTAATCAATCTGTCAAAATTGCGAGGGAATTTTGACAGGCAGAATGTAAGGGGTGATCCTTTCACAGGCAAAATTATACTcaacaaaaatcttctaaaaatCTATTGTATTGGTACTTGAATATAAcgctaaaattattaattaccttgtttattgttattgctaTAAACATTTGCCAGTAAAAGGATCACACTACAACTTTTACACCAATACTGCTAATTTAGAAACACTGAAACAAGACAAACACCCTTAGCTCAAACGGGAATGCAAAAAAAGAGTTCCAACAGAGCATTTAATGCTAATTTAAATGTctatcatttataattattgttttaatagacttttaatgacagactttgttttatatttatttaaattctaaagaGTTGGTAATTATtatcttcattaaaaataattttaatttgtcagTTGTGCCGCCATTTGCAATAAGAcgaaaagttttctttttcacaCAACCAACAAATCAAAtggaatattaatttcaaaactgGTGTTCTATGTTTTCattatatctatattttgaaatatacctaaattatatcTAGATACTAAACGGGACTAAATATGACAATATGACCGGTGTCATATGCTATCTACTTTTCTTTATATTACAGCCATTCTCAGTCAAGTGCCAAGTTTTAAGTTTtgacattcatattttaaacaatcatagtaactaatttattattgatttaaactTACTTTATTAAGAAGATGGATTAATTTTATGTCTGAATGTAAAACACAGCTGGTATAGTGActccaatatatttttacattagcAAGCAATAATTCTTTatagatgttttttaaatacaatctgTTCAATTAAAGAAGCGATtcatctaaatattatttagtagatGTTTTGAAGCGGATTCACTAGTATTTGGTAAGGGTTTACGTACTCATGCTTAATTATTAGAATCGTCCGACTAGTTGCGGATCCAACTGGAGTACGTAATCATGAGCTGTCCCATTGGCTCAGTCTAATCATGCGATCCCAATAATTACGCGTCAGTAAACCGTTATcgaataattatgaattcgcATCAAAAAATCTAGTGTTCAAGTCGCTCTGTTTCCCTTCCATGAATCAaatagaatacatttttaaaacaacatcttTATCTATACAAGTTATCTAATTAAATGGAGTCACAATACCAGCTTGTAATTAACTTACATACCCAtaaattttattagaagtgaAAATTCTTAATACTATCgagattaaatataattaattttcgaAATGTGGTTATTGtcataataataacatagtTACTACGATTGCAAAGAGAATAGGATGAGATAGAATCGTTTTCGCGTATTATACAAGCTTgcaaattataaactttaattttaatacgacttTGTAGTATTTCTTAAATACTTGAGAGTAGCTAAGATTGTtccaagtattttaatttatcggAAAATGTGAAGATGGATTTGACTTCAAGAACATTTCATCTCTTTTTCAAAACGACTAAGTTAAATCACTTTTTCTCACTTTTACCGCCAACTTCGCCTGACTGCTATTGTTTCGACTTCGACAGTTGAATATCCGCCATCTTGAATCCATATTTCGAGTCAATTTGTAGTCTACGctaatgtttgttgtatttaaaatcGTTACGCAAAGAGATAAGGTCTGCTTTGCAGTAACTagattttggagaaaaataggattaaattttcatgtcataaaaatcttttaatataaattttaattcatcttAGCTACTCTCATAGTCAAAATGGGGCACAATTCCTATCcctaatattatattctaaaacgaataaaaaataacaatttcaataaCACTATTGTATCATATTTCACTATGTAACTATTGCAcaatttttagaataaaaatccTATCAATTCTTAAATTTTacctgtaaaattaaaaacattaatcaaagtaaaatcaaccttaacaacatcaaaatacagtattaaaaaaaagggtaaacaaaaaaacgaaaactgtacgaaataatatttattgggaggtatataaataaaaaggattattaaaaaaagcaaaacactGCATTTAACTCTGAAAGActctgaaattgaaaaataaaaattctttacTTAGATCGAGCGCTAACAGAGctgttattatgtttaaaatccATGTTCTTTAAcaacttaatatatttataatacaatgtatactgtttaattattaattcatgaGGAATCGCTAACGAGATCCCTTTATAACattacaattttgaatatttcattaatGAATTACGGTAAAACCACATAACTATACAAATATAAGTTTCAAATCAATACCCGACTGCATAAGAGTGAGATGTTTTTTTGTACCTTTTTGCATTATCCGTCACATAGTCACGAGATCAATaatgattgaatttaaaatgggATCACTAATTGCAAGATTGCTTTCTtatatactatttaattaaataaatcaatttgtttagtAGCAACAGTTGTTTAAACACAAAAGCGTAacaaatttatagatttaaagttttaaatatttgattatagCTTGTGGCAACACCGAAAAATTTGGatatccataaaaaatattacatacactTTTCTTACAAACGGTAGATATTTAATACGTTTTCCATTGCACTGAACTTATTTGACGgaacaaaagtttatttgcgatttgtaaagttaaaaacacaaccatataaaataatatacacagAGGCACGGTATTACTGAAACGAGGCTGTTTCATGCCATTACGGACTCTATAACACTATAATCTCATacatttaaaacgaaaactCCCATAAAACTGTACAAACAAGGTTTTAGTAGAAAAAGCACAAGTAAACATTggaatttgaactttataacGAGTGGCTAAAGATCTTTTTTGAGGACAACACAAGTCACTTACTTCAGTCAACGCGAGCCGTTATGATCTTCTATAAGTTTATATGGCGGTGTATCTTGTATTATGACAGacttttgaaattaaactgTATCGCAACGtgataaagttcaaattaaaatgtttcacGCTGAGTCGAGACAAAAAAGCGTGcttcaataaaacattacagGATTTCGAACTttagttcaatttaaataaacccTAAAGTCCAATGAAAGTGAGACAGACTAAATGATAGGGATCTCGCGACGAACCGAAACGACCGACAAATTAAAATTCGGTCGAATCGATTTTTCAATAACAATTCATTACTGTTCGCTGAAACTGTCATGGTggaaaaatttatttatttcaaaacgagATCTAAATCCCACTCCAAGCCAAGAATatcaatgtaacatttttttatcgcaaaataaaaatactttacgaTAACCTCAGCCCGCAGTGAAACCAGGCCTTAACCGTCAAAAATAggcatttaaaaacaaaatacaataataattacaataactaTGACTATAGATAATATACAGTTTCACTAAAATCTaactggaataattattatatttacaaaaaaaaaagaccaAAACTACACAAGAGCCTAGAAAAGTCTATGTTCATGAAAATTTGTCTTTTATATGAATTTCCGTTACACGTCATCACatgtgttattaatattaaatgaataaataaaattactatttatattttaaatatagtgaGTAAAAGATCTGTTAATTaatatactttgttattttACCGGTTAAAAACACCGACCTTAACCACAAgatttataaaatagtaattaggGATGTGACAAATAGGGTTGGCTGACAGTCGATATCGACTAAAGTTGAGCTATTTAATACCGTGCGAATTGAGTCATAAGAAGGGATGTGACATTACTTTTCTCTGGACTCTCATTGTACGTTATCGATTATCGACAGGTATAATACAACGCACAACACTATGGTGGTTTGAAGTGCGCATTCAGTTCGCAGTCCTGGCTCTGCTATAACAGATAAGATTCTCACTAATCGATTTCAAAACTAAGAAAGTACTTTTAGTCGATCGACCCTGTTCGCACAAAATACTCGTTTACACATATTAATACATCTTAATAATGCGATCACAGTTAATAACTGTTATAATAGAAACGtgttatataacattattattattatttatatttgcagtATTAAcgcgaaataaattaaatctcttGGACTCGGCCCGATTTGGCTGAATACTGTactaaaatacagatttttattttcacatttaaagCAGTACGCGAGCGTTATAAAGCATCACTGGCATTCACTGCACATCGTATTAACAGTAACTGTCAAATTTGACAACTCGAACCAGGGGTAGTCAACCTTTTTTTGCCCAGTTACttacacttttataattttcttggCATTTGAAGTAATGAACATTTAAAGCCATACTTTTTTTGGCAAAAATGTTTAAGTGAAACCAAACACCTGAGACACAAAAAATGTTGAGTACCCCTGCCTTTTAAATGTATAGAAGAGACACAGATAGATTACTTGGGACTCTAAATGCCCTCTAGGCGCAGGGGCgtgtatatataataataatttcgtttGCTAATCAAACTTATTGCTCTCAGGAATGATTAACTAAATGGTTTTTAATGGCGACAGTACTTTGATATTTGATTATAAGTCTTGTTTAATAAACGTTAAGGTTTAAATTTGATCGTAAGCCCGTAGAACGAAATGCAATATAGATGGCTGATGTAAGACGCCCAATTAATTGCTAAATTTATTCCAAGTTTTGGAACATTAGCTGGCAGCATTCTTGAGAAGTGGTTcaataaatgcaaaatatttaaataaagtttaatattacatCATACTTTCCTTTACAATTTGTAACTGCTATAAAAACTATAACTGCAAATGGttgatcataggttaagctacgctagAGACAGTcgatccgtggatgggtgaccatctgaaATAACGAATTCGTCCGTGTTTCGGCAGCTTGAATTGATTAattaacagaatataaaatatcaaaatactgTCTCATTAAATACCACGCAATGGCAGTGATGTAGGGAATATTAacgacaattttattaaaactaaattacatCGACTATAATCACGTAAATATGAAATAGTAAAATCGTTGATACATCCAGTACATAGGATTTAAACTATTGGGTAAATCCGCCATATTGCTTTAGACTAGTGATGTTCTGGTACTATAAAATCGATCGATTTGTGCTTATCAAATCGATATTTATCGATTGATGAAATTTTCGgtaatttttgtattgtaactGTTTGTTTATCGACGCGagtgaaattttcttttctaaagtTAATCAGGTTTCCTGTATAGCGCATAACATACTTTTTGTAAGTTGTTAATACTATCATCAAGACCTAGGTTAGCTAAAGCCAAGCCTTAACTAggtattaggtatttatttagaCTTATCCAGATaatctgttaaataaaaatattctgtctTTTTTTACATCCTCGACTCTCAACGAAAACCAGTCTTGAAACTGAAAAAATACCTCTTTTCTCGTCGTTTAGTGTCGGATGGACACATTTCTCTCGTGGCACTATTTAGTGCCGCGCGGCACTTTTAGTGGCGTGTTGGTACCATTAGTAGGAGGCTTCGTGTCCCGCTAATATGTAGAGATCGTTGCCGTCTTCGCCCGACAGCGTGTTGTTTTGTAGTACGTGTGATTCTAGTACTACCACCCTGTAAGGAGTAAATACTGTTAAGTGAcagtatttgtaaaataatattgtttttaaaacaaaaacatacaaccggcTTCAAATAATTCTAAAGGACCATATGACAGTTCATCACGATAAtcacaaaaaattaagttcGTAATATGAtacgatgaaaaattccaacgcagcgAGGTctcagaaagaaaaaaaaagtttatgagaatcggtctagccgtttcggaggtgTTTATCTACAAGCACAAGGTGTACACATACTTGTCGTGCGGCAGCAGGCGGTACGCTCGCGAGGCGTCGCAGATCTCCTGCGTGACGTCAGCGTTGCGCAGCGAGCGGCCCTGCACGCCGTGGCGGTGGAAGGCCAGGACTGAGTCCGCCAGGCACACTGCACACACATACATCATCATTAATAACGTATCGGACAAATGGTATGAACTgataagtcaaagtcacgtaACTTGTAGAGCAGGAATcatccaaaatcaaaatttattatttaaagtggaCCGTTTTCTTGGCACTTTAAAACTTTCTAATATTGACACTAGGTGCACGGTTCCGGTATGTGATTCCTATGGAGATAACTAGGCAAGAAACTCGATGAGAtcactctttattttttttttaaccaaattttattgaaattttaatgtgatGCACAATGTTGAGGCCAGGGGTCGGCATcatctaaaatttaatttttaaggaccgattttcaatcatcagttaacttctatctgagaactaaatatggccgtttgacatattttctatacaaaagctgtcaaaacgtcaaacataatCGTccgataaaagttatctggcgattgaaaaatcggccctaagtcAAAATAAGTTTACTGCACGTATAGCTGAGTGGTTGTGTCGCGAGTTcaattcccgcgtaggacaagcatttgtgtgatccacgaatgcttgttctgagtcgaCACCCACTTTGTgcttgtgatttgtatgtttgtgaaggcgcgacacaagtattaactTCCTTTATGCGAGAGCGGATAAAAAAGATCCTTAGATCAGGGTGTTTTTCGTTTACTTAGTCTACATAGAAGGCAATGGCGGGACGAGCTCGATTTCTCTCAATAATAAAGACATAtattatcctactactattataaaggcgaaagtttgtaagtatggatgtatggatgtttgttactctttcacgtaaaaactactgaatggatttgaatgaaactttaccacaatatagcttatacatcagaataacacatagcctacaatttttgaggtttctaatgtgaggtcgtaaaaatacacattttttgcgcttacattgcaaacgctgactgaatcctacaagatagatagaaggcaggtataaattataacttatatcttctaaccacacggacgaagtcgcgggcaacagttagttattACCATAAGAGCCACGAGTTCCTCAAAAAGTCTTCAAAGTGGTACTCACATATGCTATCGATGTTGAAATCGAACTGTATCCTGGACAGCAGCTTGTTCCTCCGCTTGTCGTCCTCCTGCCGCCAGCGCTGCTCCACGCTCGGAGGTAGGACGGGGATTATGTCCACCACGTTCTCGTGACATACTAGCACCTGGTGATAAT is a genomic window of Trichoplusia ni isolate ovarian cell line Hi5 chromosome 24, tn1, whole genome shotgun sequence containing:
- the LOC113505129 gene encoding DNA polymerase epsilon subunit 3, yielding MAEKLEDLNLPMTVVTRIVKEALPEGVSISKEARTGLAKAASVFVLYVTSAATNIVKNKKRKALTGQDVLDAMKDIEFDRFVEPLGESLEQYKQMVSARKSGAGKKKDEGEEVEVIEDE